One stretch of Clostridia bacterium DNA includes these proteins:
- a CDS encoding amidohydrolase family protein, which translates to MGNLFEVKEVDKIFYDEKLKDFLPNKFIDIHTHVWLDGFRSQDEDVLSRAVTWPSRVAQDNSIEDLIETYKLMFPDKEVTPMIFSTTPERKREREANDYIKECAEKYNFPSLIFALPEWTGQQLEQRVIEGGFYGCKVYLTLSPDYIPEKEIRIFDFLPHHQLEVIDKHGWIVVLHIPRDGRLKDPVNLAQMLEIEDRYPNVKLIIAHVGRAYCAEDVGNAFEVLSDTKNMMFDFCANTNQWVFEQLIKAVGPKRIMFGSDLPILRMRTKRICESGKYINLVPKGLYGDVSDDSHMREVEGEQADKLTFFMYEEIDAFRRAAQTTGLSDADIEDIFYNNARGILEKVGHSFK; encoded by the coding sequence ATGGGAAATTTATTTGAGGTAAAAGAAGTAGATAAAATATTTTATGATGAAAAGTTAAAAGATTTTCTGCCCAACAAGTTTATCGATATTCACACTCATGTATGGCTGGACGGTTTTAGAAGTCAAGATGAAGATGTTTTGAGTCGTGCAGTTACATGGCCTTCCAGGGTAGCTCAGGATAATTCAATAGAAGATTTGATAGAGACTTATAAACTGATGTTTCCTGATAAAGAGGTTACACCTATGATTTTTTCTACTACCCCTGAAAGGAAAAGAGAAAGGGAAGCTAACGATTATATCAAAGAATGTGCAGAGAAATATAATTTTCCTTCTTTAATATTTGCTTTACCGGAATGGACAGGACAACAGCTGGAACAGAGGGTTATAGAGGGAGGATTTTATGGATGTAAGGTATATCTTACATTATCTCCGGATTATATACCGGAAAAAGAGATAAGAATTTTTGATTTTTTGCCTCATCATCAATTAGAAGTTATCGATAAACATGGATGGATAGTTGTGCTTCACATCCCAAGGGATGGCAGGCTGAAAGATCCGGTAAATCTTGCTCAGATGCTAGAGATAGAGGATAGATATCCCAATGTCAAATTAATAATAGCCCATGTAGGAAGAGCTTATTGTGCTGAAGATGTAGGAAATGCCTTCGAAGTTTTATCAGATACAAAAAATATGATGTTTGACTTTTGCGCAAATACCAACCAATGGGTTTTTGAGCAGCTTATCAAAGCGGTAGGGCCCAAAAGGATTATGTTTGGCAGTGATCTTCCTATATTGAGAATGCGTACTAAAAGAATATGTGAGAGTGGAAAATATATTAATCTCGTTCCTAAAGGTTTGTATGGAGATGTTTCTGATGATTCCCATATGCGAGAAGTAGAGGGAGAACAAGCAGATAAGTTGACTTTCTTTATGTATGAAGAAATAGACGCTTTCAGGAGGGCGGCGCAGACTACAGGGTTATCCGATGCAGATATTGAAGATATTTTTTACAATAATGCGAGGGGAATTTTAGAAAAGGTTGGACATTCGTTTAAATAG